The DNA sequence ATTTATAGCATCACCTAATTGTGATATTATTTGTGAACTTATTAAAATTCCAAAATTTCTATCTTTTTTAAAAACATCAAAAAAGCTTTCTTTTCTCATTGTTTTAGCTCTCCATATTCTCTAACATTGACAATACTATATTTTTAGCATTTTTAGCTGCATCATTCACAAATGTTTTAAAATCAACCTTTGCAGAATGATCTGCTTTATCCGAAATGGCTCTTATTATTACAAAAGGTATATTATAAATATAACAAACTTGTGCAACTGAAGCTCCTTCCATTTCTACACAATCTCCATTAAAATTTTCTCTTAATTTATCTATTTTTTCTGATGAGCTCACAAATTGGTCTCCACTTAATATTCTCCCTATAATAGCTGAATGTTTTTTTATATTTATTTTTGCAGCTTTTTCTGCTATTTCAATTAATTTTTCATCACCTTTGAATATTGAAGTTTTCATTCTAGGTATTTCACCTAATTTTGCTCCAAAAGCAGTAGCATCTACATCATGTTGTATTAAATCTTTTGATATTACAACATCTCCAACTTCCAAATTATTATTAATAGCTCCTGCTACTCCAGTAAATATAATTTTATCTACATTAAATCTTTCTATTAAAATAGTTGTACACATTGCAGAATTAACTTTTCCTATACCACTTTCTACTAGCACAATCTCTTTTCCATTAATTTCACCAACAAAAAAACTCATATTAGCCGCAACTTCTTCTTTTGATAGTTTCATATTTGATTTTAGTTCAATAATTTCTTCATTCATTGCTCCAATTATTCCTATCATATTAATCCCTCCTAAAAAAACATGAGTCCTCTCAGAAAATCTATAGCTCTTGAAATATCTATAATGCTTAGGAACGTTTAAAAAATAATGTTCTCATATTTTGTTATAAAAACGCTTAAAACATTGCGTATTTTAAAGCAAAATGAGAATGTTATTTTTAAGCCATTCCTTAGTATTTTTGCACTATAACTATCTTCAATTTTCCCTTAAATTTCTCCTTCTGTTTTCAGATTTTCTCATCTATAAAAACATATTGCGTAAGTATTTTAATTTCTTACATTCACTCTAATCTCTCCCTGTAAGGGCAATTCATGAATTGCCCCTACAAAAGCCCCTATTCAAAGCATGACTTAAAAAATAAAAGGCGCTACTTAACGCCTTTTATTTTAAGAATACTTTCTACGAATCCTACAAAAAGAGGATGAGCTCTATTTGGTCTTGATTTAAACTCTGGATGAAATTGAGAAGCTACAAACCATGGATGTTCTTCTATTTCTACAATTTCTATTAATCTTCCATCAGGTGATGTACCTGTAAATTTCAACCCTGCTTTAATAAATTCTTCTCTAAATTCATTATTAAATTCATATCTATGTCTATGCCTTTCATAGATAAGGTCTTCATTATAATATTTAGAAGCATTACTCTCTTTTTCTAATTTACAAGGATATAATCCTAATCTCATTGTTCCGCCCATATCTTCCACTTCTCTTTGCTCCGGCAAAAGATCGATTACTGGATATTCTGTTTTCAAATTAAATTCTGTACTATTTGCCCCTTCATAACCTAAAACATTTTTAGCAAATTCTATTACTGCGCATTGCATTCCAAGACATATTCCAAAAAATGGCTTTTTATTTTCTCTTGCGTATTTTATAGCTTCTATTTTTCCATCTATTCCTCTATCTCCAAATCCTCCTGGAACTAATATTCCATCTACATTTTCTAAATCTTTAACATTTAATTCTTCAGCATTTAAATATGTAATATCAACTTCTGTTTCAAATTTAAATCCTGCATGTTCTAATGATTCGTTTATACTTATATAAGCATCTTTTAACTCTACATATTTTCCCACTACAGCTATTTTTATATTATTTTTTGGATTTTTTATTCTATCTACTAAATTTTTCCATTCAGTTAGAGCTGGTTTTTCAGTTCTTAATCCAAACTTTTCTACAACAATATCTGCTAATCCATTTTTTTCCATAATTAAAGGAACTTCATAA is a window from the Haliovirga abyssi genome containing:
- a CDS encoding CTP synthase, which gives rise to MKKRKYIFVTGGVVSSLGKGITGSSLGRLLEERGYKVTIQKFDPYINLDPGTMSPYQHGEVFVTDDGAETDLDIGHYERFIDQNLSKHNNVTTGKIYWSVLNKERKGAYLGATVQVIPHITNEIKSRIEIVGKQNDSDIVITEIGGTVGDIESLPFLEAIRQFKNDVGKENVIYLHVTLIPYIKAAGELKTKPTQHSVKEMMGIGIQPNIIVCRTEHPLTDEVRRKISLFCDIEQKAVIEAPDAKSIYEVPLIMEKNGLADIVVEKFGLRTEKPALTEWKNLVDRIKNPKNNIKIAVVGKYVELKDAYISINESLEHAGFKFETEVDITYLNAEELNVKDLENVDGILVPGGFGDRGIDGKIEAIKYARENKKPFFGICLGMQCAVIEFAKNVLGYEGANSTEFNLKTEYPVIDLLPEQREVEDMGGTMRLGLYPCKLEKESNASKYYNEDLIYERHRHRYEFNNEFREEFIKAGLKFTGTSPDGRLIEIVEIEEHPWFVASQFHPEFKSRPNRAHPLFVGFVESILKIKGVK
- a CDS encoding 5'-methylthioadenosine/adenosylhomocysteine nucleosidase; this translates as MIGIIGAMNEEIIELKSNMKLSKEEVAANMSFFVGEINGKEIVLVESGIGKVNSAMCTTILIERFNVDKIIFTGVAGAINNNLEVGDVVISKDLIQHDVDATAFGAKLGEIPRMKTSIFKGDEKLIEIAEKAAKINIKKHSAIIGRILSGDQFVSSSEKIDKLRENFNGDCVEMEGASVAQVCYIYNIPFVIIRAISDKADHSAKVDFKTFVNDAAKNAKNIVLSMLENMES